A segment of the Cytophagales bacterium genome:
GTATCCACTGCTGATACAGGCTGGACCTATAATGCATCTGTGGGTGGAGATTATCAGGTGGTGGTTTGGAATACTTTTGGTTGTTATGCATCAGCAGCAACCACAGTTACTGTAAATCTTCTACCTGTTATTGCTGTGGCGCCTGGTAGCGTTTGTGGTAACGGAGATTCAGTGACATTAACTGCAAGTGGAGCCGTTAGCTATACCTGGTCACCAACAGCTACTTTGAGCGCTGCCTCTGGTACTGTTGTCTCTGCCTTTCCAACAGTGAATAGTACATACACGATAGTGGGTACAGAAGCTAATGGCTGTGTAGATTCTACAACCATTACAGTTCAAATTGATACAGCTTTATGCCCTGTTGGAGTAAGTGAACTATTTGGTTCACCCAATATCATAAAGTTGTATCCGAATCCATTTGAAAATAATACGATTATATCCTTTAAACTGGCATCGGTGGACAATATTTCCATAAATGTTTTTGATATATTAGGCAAAAAAGCCGGCAGCATAGAGAAAAACAATCTAAAAGCCGGTGAATATCAGTATAACTTTAATGACATTGTAAATACTCCTGTTCCGGGCGTGTACTTCCTGCATATCACAATTGGTGAGCAAAGAATAACCAGAAAGGTCATTTGTAATAAACAATAAGAAACGCCTAAGCTGGCGCAGCCAGAACCAAACAAGTTATTAATCAACAGTCAACAGTCGGCAATCGGCAATCGGCAGTCGGCAACATTGGCGACTGTGGACTTGTTTCAGAATGTATAAAAATATTCTGCCAAAATATGTCAGAAGTAAAAATATTAGACACTAAAACATTTACCCTGTGGAATCTGAAAAAATTCCACTGGGCGAGAACACCAAATCCCATCCCGAGTACTCGGGACTGAAAATCAATCAGTTAATAAACCAATAACAACCTTGAGAAAGAAAAAACACCCCAAAGAATCATTTACCACCAAGGCAGAGGTTGTGTTTCCAAACGATACCAATCCCCTCAATCATTTGATGGGCGGAAAAATGCTTCACTGGATGGATATTGTTGCCGGTATTACAGCAATAAAACATTCAAACAGTATTGTAACGACCGTTTCTGTTGATAGCGTTAGTTTTGCTCATCCTATAAAATTAGGCAGTATTGTTACGCTGGAGGCACAGATAACAAGAACTTATTATTCATCAATGGAAGTGCGGATTGAAGTCTGGGCAGAGGACTTCCTGAAAGGGGAAAAAATCAAATCAAATGAAGCTTATTATACATTTGTTGCCATTAACAAATCAGGAAAAACAATTGAAGTACCGGAGATCATTCCTGAAACTGAAAAAGAAACAGAACTCTATAATGACGCCTTAAGAAGAAGGCAGTTGAGATTAGTTTTAGCTGGCAGGATGAAACCCAGTGAAGCTAAGGAGGTACGTAGCTTATTTGAGTTATGAACTTAAAACCTGTAAATCCGAATCTTTTATCCCTCTTTATGAAGGAAGATATTTACCTGGTAAATGAAGGTAAAGGTAAAGGAGCAAGTGTGGATGAAAGTGGAAGTGAAAAGAAGCTGGAATATTTTGGAGAATTTAAAAAACAACTGCTCGTCCTGGTTGAAGATAATGAAAACGCTTATTTATCAGAGAGCAGTAAAGAATTTTTTGAAAATATTTTAAAAGCAATTGAACATACTTACAAGGATATCGCCTTACTAAATTTAGGCAGTCCTGCCTCAAAACGCCTGAAAGTTGATTTTCAATCGTTTGCAGACTACTTCGATTTCACTAAGCTTATAATATTTGGAGATCTATTTAACCAGGTCAGTGAAATTAAGTACCCTCAAAAATACCACCTTTATAGCAAAGAAGGACAAACGATACTGCTTGCTGACAGCTTAGATGAAATAAAAAATGATATTGAGAAGAAAAAAAAGCTATGGGAGGCTCTGAAAGCTGTCTTTTCGGTTAAGAAGCCGTGAGTTCAATAGACAGTAGACAAAAGACAGTAGACAATAGACAGTAGACAATAGACAAGACAATTGCAATCAAGTTATAATAGAATATTATGTTTAAATTTAAAGAATTAACCGTTTTTAAAAAAGCCTTTGCCTTAGCAATGGAAATTTTTGAAATTTCAAAAACATTTCCACAAGAGGAAAAATATGGACTTACTTCTCAGATAAGGAATTCTTCCAGGTCTGTTTGTAGTTGCATTGGTGAGGGTTATAGAAAAAGACAATACCCTGCACACTTTGTTAGTAAAATGTCAGATGCAGATATGGAAAATAGTGAAACTCATGTTTGGACACTTTTTGCTTTTCATTGTAAATATATTTCTGAAAAAACTAAAAATGATTGGTTTGAAAAAGAACACGAGATTGGTAAAATGTTAAATCATATGATAAATTATCCTGAAAAATATACACGTAAAAAAAACAATTAATCTATTGTCTTATTGTCCATTGTCTACTGTCTATTGTCTTTTGTCTACTGTCTATTGTCTATTTGTCTTTTGTCTATTGTCTATTGTCTACTGTCCTTTGTATATCTCCGCAAGCTTACTATCCAGTGTCCTTCCCCTGAGATTTTTAGCAATAATTTTACCTTGTTTATCCAGCAGAAAAGTAGCAGGAATGCTTTTTACATTATAGAGTGCGGCTGCTGAGGATTTCCAGCCTTTAAGATCAGAAACATGGGTCCATGTTAAGCCGTCAGCCTGAATGGCCTGTATCCATCTTGCTTTATTATTATCCAAAGAAACACCAAATATCTCAAAACCTTTGTCTTTATATTTTAAATATGCTTTTACAACATTAGGGTTTTCTATCCGGCAAGGCCTGCACCAGGAAGCCCAGAAATCAACCAACACATATTTACCTTTTAAAGAGGATAATGATACGGGTTTTCCCTCAGTGTTGTACATGGTAATGTCCGGGGCCGGCCTGCCAATTGCAGATCCGCCTACACTATTAATTCTCTGGACCAGCTCTTTTGTAAATTTTGAACCGGGTAATTTTTTCTCAAAAATATTTTTAATGCTATCTAAGTAAACAAAATCATTATCAACTTTTAAAAAATTAAGGGCAACATACACAGCGACAACCGAACTCGTATTGACGTTGATGATTTTTTTCACATTGCTGATATTATTAGCCTGGAGCGAATTATATTCCTGTTGAATCGCCCGGGCAGCATTTTTATCCCTGGCGATCATAGCTGATTGATATTTTTGATTAATGGCTTTTACTTTGTTTTGAAAATCAAATATTATCCTGTCAATTTTCCTTAAAAGTTTCGTATCTTTTGATCCTTTAATTTTAAAAGTGTTGTTCAGATCATTTGCATCAGCAGTAATGTGCATAGTAAGATTATCCAGAACCAAGACAACAGCCCCCCTGTTGGCTATTCTCAAACGGTAAAATGAAGGCTCCGTTACCTTTCCATTCATATCAAACCTCCCTTTCGTATCTACCTGCGTTGTACTGATAACCGCAAACTCATTCTGACCTTTTATTTCTTCAAGATAAACCGTGCCTCCGGTAAGGTTTGCGATTTGGGCAGTAATGACAAATCCTTCATTCGGATTGGGATTCAGGATTTCCGAATCAGTTTTTTTTACTTCTATTGCATCAACTGTATTATTTTTTTCTAAACGAACACTTTCGGAATCCCGGCTTTTATTGGGATTATTTTTCTGCTCATAGTTGCTCTTGCTATTACAGGAAGCAAAGAACAAAAGGGATAAAATAAGTATTGATAGATTTTTCATTCCAACCTTTTTCTTAATAATTCATTTGTCAGTTTCGGATTCGCCTTTCCTTTTGTCATTTTCATGACTTCACCCACAAACATACCTATTAAACCTAACTTTCCTGCTTTATATTCAGCAATTTTTTCAGGGAATCTTGAAAGAACCTCATCAATTACCGGCTGAATTGAGCTTTCATCACTTTGCTGGATAAGATTTTGCTCCTCAGCGATTTGCATAGCAGATTTCCCGTTAGCTTTCAGCATAGCCGGGAAAATTTTTTGTACAGCCGCAGAATGACTGACCTTATCCTGTTCTACCAATTCAATAATTCCAGAGAGTGATTCAGGTGCTAAAGGAAATTGTTCAATATGTAAATTTAGTTCATTCAAATATGATTTCACAGGACCCATTACCCAATTAGATGCTGCTTTATAATTTTTAGTATGCTTACACAATGTTGCAAAATACAAAGCTACCTCTTTTGTGTCAGTCAAAACGTTGGCATCGTAATCAGGCAATCCATATTCATTGACAAAACGGTCATACAACTGATGAGGAAGGCTTGGGATGGAAGCTTCCAATTCTTTGAGCCATTCTTCAGAAATTACAAGCGGCTGCAGATCCGGTTCAGGGAAATAACGGTAGTCATTGAGCTCCTCTTTAGTCCGCATACCTTTGGTCTTTCCTGTAACCGCATCAAAATTACGTGTTTCGTGAATGATGGGTTTGCCATTTTCTATTACCTCTGTTTGCCTGTTAATCTCAAATTCAATTGCCCTTTGCACGTTACGAAATGAGTTCATATTTTTGACTTCAACTCTCGTTCCAAATTCTTTAGCACCTTTTAACATCACAGAAATATTTGCATCACAACGCAATGATCCTTCTTCCATATTGCCGTCACAAATATCGAGGTAACGAACCAATTTTTTAATTTCAGCCAGGTATGCATAAGCTTCCTCACTGGTTCTGATCTCAGGCTCAGAAACAATCTCAATCAATGGTACTCCTGCCCTGTTAAAATCTATTAATGTATCAATTTCTCCATCAAGATGCATTGATTTTCCTGCATCTTCTTCCATGTGTATCCTGGTAATACCAATTTTTTTGTCATTATCCTTAATTCTTATCCTAATATACCCCCCGGTACATAGCGGTTTTTTGTCTTGTGTTATTTGATAGCCTTTCGGCAGATCGGGATAAAAATAATTTTTACGGTCAAAACCGTTATTGCGGTTGATCTTACAATTACAGGCAAGGCCCAGCTTAACAGCATATTCCACCGTTTTCTTATTGACCTTGGGTAAAGTACCCGGATGAGCAAGCGTTATTACGCTTAGATTGGTATTGGGTAAATTACCGTATTGGGTAGAATCAGAAGAATAAGCTTTGCTTTTGGTAAGCAACTGGCAGTGGACTTCAAGGCCGATAACTGCCTGGTATTTGTTTTTAATTTTAGTCGGCTTCATTGTTATTCCCAGTATTCAACATCCTGCTTCTTACTTTAAGAACTATCTTATTAAAAAGTTTAATTAAAAAGGGTACACTTAAAATTAAACCAAGCAAAATGAGCAGGAAAAGAAAAATGTATTCCGTATCACTTACCCAGCCAGTTGCACCAAAAATTTGCAGAAAAAAGTTAACCATTTCATTAGATAAAAGCATAATACTTAGATTTTAATTTGAGGCATTGGGCAATTATTGCCAAAGTTAGTAAAAATATCAATCAAAATTATGATATAAAAGTTCCATTAAATAAATTTGGACAATCTTTCTTTTATCTAAGTATGAAAATACTCACATCATTAACTAAAGCAAATTTATCTTTAAAAATTTTTAGCTTGATAAAGATACCTCTAATACATTATTGCAGACCTAAAATTATCGAAATTAATGATCAAAAAGTTGTCGTCAAGATCCCTCTCAAAAAAAGGACTAAAAATCACTTTAATAGTATGTATTTTGGCGCATTAGCAATAGGCGCTGATGTAGCTGGCGCTTTTATGGCTTTTTATTTAGTAAAGAAAAAAAAACAAAAGATATCCCTGATATTTAAAGATTTCAAAGCAGATTTTTTTAAAAGGCCAGATGATGATGTTTACTTTACTTGTGATGAAGGACATGTCATATCAAAAATAATAGATCAGACTATTAATACAGGTGAGCGAGTAGATCAACCAGTCAATATAATAGCTACCGTACCATCACTTAGCGGTGATGAGCCAGTTGCTAAATTTGTTCTGACGATTTCAGTTAAAGTTCGTAAATCCAATTGATTGGAAACATAATAATTGTTTTTGAAAACGAAGTTATTACCTCCTACTTCAAAAATCACAAATATTTCTTCGCCTTCAAAATAACCTTATCCAACCCCTTCAGATCTTTCCCCCCAGCCGTAGCAAAAAAAGCCTGACCACCTCCCCCACCCTTTATCTCTTTAGCAAGTTCTTTAACAATATTACCGGCATGATAACCTTTTTTCTTCACCAAACCATCAGAGATCATCACAGCAATTTGCGGCTTGCCATTGATCTCTGTTGCCAACACCAAAAAAAGATCATCAACTTTACGTTTCAGATCAAAAGCCAGCTGCCTTAAAGCATTATTGGAAGAAAGAGCGACTTTTTTTGCAATATAGCTTACACCATCCAAATGCTCTATGCTATCAATAAATTCCTGCTTTAACTGATTTACCTGCTGTAGTTGATAGCTTTCAACCTGCTTTTTTAGCTCATTGTTTTCCTCAATTAATGTATGAACCGCTTTACTAATATCTTTAGGGTTTTTTAATTGTTCTTTTAAATTATCAATTATATCAAGATGTTTGTTAATATAGAGTTCAGCTTTGTCTGCAGTGAACGCTTCTATCCTTCGCACCCCCGCAGCAACCGAGCTCTCTGCAATGATCTTAAAAACGCCAATCTCACCCGTTGCAGAAACGTGCGTCCCGCCACATAATTCTACAGAATAACCTTGAAAAATGATCATTCGTACCCTGTCACTATATTTTTCACCAAAAAGCGCCATAGCGCCCAACCTTTTAGCTTCCTTTAAAGGAACATTTCTTTTTTCATCAAGCGCTATGTTTTCCCTTATCTTTTGATTTACCTGTACTTCAATTTGCTTTAGCTCCTTGTTAGAAACTTTAGCAAAGTGCGAAAAATCAAACCGCAGATAGTCAGGATGCACCAAAGAGCCTTTTTGCTGAACGTGGTCTCCTAAAACACGTCTCAATGCAGCATGCAGCAAATGTGTGGCAGAATGATTGTTTTGAGTCGGTAAACGCTTTTTGGCGTCCACCACTGCTCTAAAGGTGGCTTCAACATCTTCAGGCAGCTTTTCAGCAACGTGAATGATCAGTTCATTCTCCTTTTTAGTATCTGTAATATAAATCTTTTCGTTCCCAGACAAGTCGGGATCTCCGCTTCGCTCCGACTTTGCTTCAATATAGCCGGTATCACCTACCTGCCCCCCGCTTTCAGCGTAAAATGGCGTTTTGTTAAGCACTATGTGGTATTGAACAGCCCCCCTAAATCCCCCCAAAGGGGGGACTTTGCCATCACTATCAGCCCCCTCTAAATCTCCCCCAAAGGGTGAGACTTTGCCATCGCTTTTGCCTTGGGGAAGTGAGGCGGGGAAGTCCCCCCTTTGGGGGGATTTAGGGGGGCTGCTGACCTTCCTGTATTTAATTATTTTT
Coding sequences within it:
- the gatB gene encoding Asp-tRNA(Asn)/Glu-tRNA(Gln) amidotransferase subunit GatB, with the protein product MKPTKIKNKYQAVIGLEVHCQLLTKSKAYSSDSTQYGNLPNTNLSVITLAHPGTLPKVNKKTVEYAVKLGLACNCKINRNNGFDRKNYFYPDLPKGYQITQDKKPLCTGGYIRIRIKDNDKKIGITRIHMEEDAGKSMHLDGEIDTLIDFNRAGVPLIEIVSEPEIRTSEEAYAYLAEIKKLVRYLDICDGNMEEGSLRCDANISVMLKGAKEFGTRVEVKNMNSFRNVQRAIEFEINRQTEVIENGKPIIHETRNFDAVTGKTKGMRTKEELNDYRYFPEPDLQPLVISEEWLKELEASIPSLPHQLYDRFVNEYGLPDYDANVLTDTKEVALYFATLCKHTKNYKAASNWVMGPVKSYLNELNLHIEQFPLAPESLSGIIELVEQDKVSHSAAVQKIFPAMLKANGKSAMQIAEEQNLIQQSDESSIQPVIDEVLSRFPEKIAEYKAGKLGLIGMFVGEVMKMTKGKANPKLTNELLRKRLE
- a CDS encoding AhpC/TSA family protein translates to MKNLSILILSLLFFASCNSKSNYEQKNNPNKSRDSESVRLEKNNTVDAIEVKKTDSEILNPNPNEGFVITAQIANLTGGTVYLEEIKGQNEFAVISTTQVDTKGRFDMNGKVTEPSFYRLRIANRGAVVLVLDNLTMHITADANDLNNTFKIKGSKDTKLLRKIDRIIFDFQNKVKAINQKYQSAMIARDKNAARAIQQEYNSLQANNISNVKKIINVNTSSVVAVYVALNFLKVDNDFVYLDSIKNIFEKKLPGSKFTKELVQRINSVGGSAIGRPAPDITMYNTEGKPVSLSSLKGKYVLVDFWASWCRPCRIENPNVVKAYLKYKDKGFEIFGVSLDNNKARWIQAIQADGLTWTHVSDLKGWKSSAAALYNVKSIPATFLLDKQGKIIAKNLRGRTLDSKLAEIYKGQ
- a CDS encoding DUF4442 domain-containing protein — translated: MLTSLTKANLSLKIFSLIKIPLIHYCRPKIIEINDQKVVVKIPLKKRTKNHFNSMYFGALAIGADVAGAFMAFYLVKKKKQKISLIFKDFKADFFKRPDDDVYFTCDEGHVISKIIDQTINTGERVDQPVNIIATVPSLSGDEPVAKFVLTISVKVRKSN
- a CDS encoding four helix bundle protein, producing MFKFKELTVFKKAFALAMEIFEISKTFPQEEKYGLTSQIRNSSRSVCSCIGEGYRKRQYPAHFVSKMSDADMENSETHVWTLFAFHCKYISEKTKNDWFEKEHEIGKMLNHMINYPEKYTRKKNN
- a CDS encoding acyl-CoA thioesterase, with translation MGGKMLHWMDIVAGITAIKHSNSIVTTVSVDSVSFAHPIKLGSIVTLEAQITRTYYSSMEVRIEVWAEDFLKGEKIKSNEAYYTFVAINKSGKTIEVPEIIPETEKETELYNDALRRRQLRLVLAGRMKPSEAKEVRSLFEL
- a CDS encoding T9SS type A sorting domain-containing protein; the protein is GTYNVTLTTFGCNGSDSAYTWTNYITVNASPIANITANGATTFCTGDSVELVSDTAGITNYGWLLNGVSTADTGWTYNASVGGDYQVVVWNTFGCYASAATTVTVNLLPVIAVAPGSVCGNGDSVTLTASGAVSYTWSPTATLSAASGTVVSAFPTVNSTYTIVGTEANGCVDSTTITVQIDTALCPVGVSELFGSPNIIKLYPNPFENNTIISFKLASVDNISINVFDILGKKAGSIEKNNLKAGEYQYNFNDIVNTPVPGVYFLHITIGEQRITRKVICNKQ